The Brassica napus cultivar Da-Ae chromosome C7, Da-Ae, whole genome shotgun sequence genome has a segment encoding these proteins:
- the LOC106428056 gene encoding NAC domain-containing protein 100, with amino-acid sequence METFCGFQKEEEQMDLPPGFRFHPTDEELISHYLHKKVLDISFSAKAIGEVDLNKSEPWELPWMAKMGEKEWYFFCVRDRKYPTGLRTNRATEAGYWKATGKDKEIYRGKSLVGMKKTLVFYRGRAPKGQKTNWVMHEYRLEGKLSAHNLPKTAKNEWVICRVFQKSAGGKKIPISSLIRIGSLGTDFSPSLMPSLTDASPFNDKTKTEPVYVPCFSNQTDQAQGNPLNCFSSPDIFHRIPLYQTQSLQVSGNLQSPILGQEHSVLHAMIDNNRRQSLKGMSVSQETAVSTDMNTDISSDFEYGKRRAQEDPSSSAGPVDLEPFWNY; translated from the exons atggagacgTTTTGTGGTTTTCAGAAGGAAGAAGAGCAGATGGATTTACCTCCAGGGTTCAGGTTTCATCCAACGGATGAAGAACTCATAAGTCACTATCTCCACAAGAAGGTTCTTGACATCAGCTTCTCAGCCAAAGCTATTGGTGAAGTTGACTTGAACAAATCAGAACCATGGGAGTTACCAT GGATGGCAAAAATGGGTGAGAAAGAATGGTACTTCTTCTGTGTGAGGGACAGAAAATATCCAACCGGTTTGAGGACTAACCGGGCAACTGAAGCCGGTTATTGGAAGGCGACCGGGAAGGATAAGGAGATTTACCGTGGTAAATCCCttgttgggatgaagaagacaCTTGTTTTCTATAGAGGAAGAGCTCCTAAAGGTCAGAAAACGAATTGGGTGATGCATGAGTATAGGCTTGAAGGCAAACTCTCTGCTCATAATTTACCTAAAACCGCAAAG AATGAATGGGTGATATGTAGGGTGTTCCAGAAGAGTGCTGGAGGGAAGAAGATCCCTATTTCAAGTCTAATCCGAATCGGTTCACTCGGAACCGACTTTAGCCCTTCCCTTATGCCTTCTTTAACCGATGCTTCACCTTTCAACGATAAAACCAAAACAGAACCGGTTTACGTGCCCTGCTTCTCCAACCAAACTGATCAAGCCCAAGGAAACCCACTTAACTGCTTCAGCAGCCCTGACATTTTCCACAGGATTCCACTCTACCAAACTCAATCCCTCCAGGTCTCTGGTAATCTACAGAGTCCCATTCTTGGTCAAGAACATTCGGTCCTGCATGCTATGATTGATAACAACAGAAGGCAGAGTCTCAAAGGGATGAGTGTCTCACAAGAAACCGCAGTTTCTACTGACATGAACACCGATATTTCGTCGGATTTTGAATACGGTAAAAGACGTGCTCAAGAAGATCCGTCGTCCTCTGCTGGACCTGTTGATCTTGAACCTTTCTGGAATTACTGA